One Pseudomonas rhizophila DNA window includes the following coding sequences:
- the hpaE gene encoding 5-carboxymethyl-2-hydroxymuconate semialdehyde dehydrogenase encodes MIKHWINGREVESKDVFVNYNPATGEAIGEVASGGAEEVAQAVAAAKDAFPKWANTPAKERARLMRKLGELIEQNVPKLAELETLDTGLPIHQTKNVLIPRASHNFDFFAEVCTRMDGHTYPVDDQMLNYTLYQPVGVCALVSPWNVPFMTATWKTAPCLALGNTAVLKMSELSPLTANELGRLAVEAGIPNGVLNVIQGYGATAGDALVRHPDVRAISFTGGTATGKKIMQTAGLKKYSMELGGKSPVLIFEDADLERALDAALFTIFSLNGERCTAGSRIFIQESVYPQFVAEFAARAKRLIVGDPQDPKTQVGSMITQAHYDKVTGYIKIGLEEGATLLAGGLERPANLPAHLSRGQFIQPTVFADVDNNMRIAQEEIFGPVVCLIPFKDEAQALQLANETDYGLASYIWTQDIGKAHRLAHGIEAGMVFINSQNVRDLRQPFGGVKGSGTGREGGQYSFEVFAEIKNVCISMGGHHIPRWGA; translated from the coding sequence ATGATCAAGCACTGGATCAACGGCCGTGAGGTCGAAAGCAAAGATGTGTTCGTCAACTACAACCCGGCCACCGGTGAAGCCATTGGCGAAGTTGCCAGCGGCGGCGCCGAAGAAGTTGCCCAGGCCGTGGCTGCGGCCAAGGACGCTTTCCCGAAGTGGGCCAACACGCCGGCCAAGGAGCGCGCCCGACTGATGCGCAAGCTCGGTGAACTGATCGAGCAGAACGTGCCGAAACTGGCCGAACTGGAAACCCTCGACACTGGCTTGCCGATTCATCAGACCAAGAACGTGCTGATCCCGCGCGCCTCCCACAACTTCGACTTTTTCGCCGAAGTCTGCACGCGGATGGACGGCCACACCTATCCGGTCGACGACCAGATGCTTAACTACACCTTGTACCAACCAGTCGGTGTCTGTGCATTGGTCTCGCCCTGGAACGTGCCGTTCATGACCGCAACCTGGAAGACCGCGCCGTGCCTGGCGCTGGGCAACACCGCCGTGTTGAAAATGTCCGAGCTGTCGCCGCTGACCGCGAACGAGCTGGGGCGCCTGGCGGTGGAAGCCGGCATTCCCAACGGCGTGTTGAACGTGATCCAGGGTTACGGTGCCACGGCCGGCGACGCATTGGTGCGGCATCCGGATGTGCGGGCGATTTCCTTCACAGGCGGCACCGCCACCGGCAAGAAGATCATGCAGACCGCCGGGCTGAAAAAGTATTCGATGGAACTGGGCGGCAAGTCGCCGGTACTGATTTTCGAAGACGCCGACCTTGAACGGGCCCTCGACGCAGCGCTGTTCACCATCTTCTCGCTCAATGGCGAACGTTGCACCGCCGGCAGCCGGATCTTCATCCAGGAAAGCGTCTACCCACAGTTCGTGGCCGAATTCGCCGCCCGGGCCAAACGCCTGATCGTCGGTGATCCGCAAGACCCGAAAACCCAGGTCGGCTCGATGATCACCCAGGCCCACTACGACAAGGTCACCGGCTACATCAAGATCGGCCTCGAAGAAGGCGCCACGCTCCTGGCCGGCGGTCTGGAGCGCCCGGCCAACCTGCCGGCGCACTTGAGTCGCGGCCAGTTCATCCAGCCGACAGTGTTCGCCGACGTGGACAACAACATGCGCATCGCCCAGGAAGAAATCTTCGGCCCGGTGGTGTGCCTGATCCCGTTCAAGGACGAAGCACAAGCCTTGCAACTGGCCAACGAGACTGACTATGGGCTGGCCTCGTACATCTGGACCCAGGACATCGGCAAGGCCCATCGCCTGGCCCATGGCATCGAGGCCGGCATGGTGTTCATCAACAGCCAGAACGTGCGCGACCTGCGCCAGCCTTTCGGCGGCGTGAAGGGTTCCGGAACCGGCCGCGAAGGTGGACAGTACAGCTTTGAAGTCTTCGCCGAGATCAAGAACGTCTGCATCTCCATGGGCGGGCATCACATTCCACGCTGGGGGGCATGA
- a CDS encoding fumarylacetoacetate hydrolase family protein yields the protein MKHARIGFEGQVHTVTVEAHNAVRLADGRLLAEDQVQWLPPATGSMFALGLNYADHAAELAFKPPTEPLAFIKSPGTYTGHNQMTWRPDNVAYMHYECELVAVIGKAARNVKREDALGYLAGYTVCNDYAIRDYLENYYRPNLRVKNRDATTPVGPWMVDVADVPDPGNLKLRTWINGELRQEGSTRDMIFDIPYLIEYLSSFMTLQPGDMIATGTPEGLADVVPGDEVVVEVEGVGRLVNRIVSEAEFFASRKEA from the coding sequence ATGAAACACGCGCGCATTGGTTTTGAAGGCCAGGTCCACACGGTCACCGTTGAAGCTCACAACGCCGTTCGCCTGGCCGACGGTAGGCTGCTGGCCGAGGATCAGGTCCAGTGGTTGCCGCCGGCCACCGGCAGCATGTTCGCCCTGGGCCTGAACTACGCCGATCACGCCGCCGAACTGGCGTTCAAGCCGCCAACCGAACCGTTGGCGTTCATCAAATCCCCGGGCACCTACACCGGCCACAACCAGATGACCTGGCGCCCCGACAACGTCGCTTACATGCACTACGAGTGCGAGCTGGTGGCGGTCATCGGCAAAGCCGCGCGCAACGTCAAGCGCGAGGACGCGCTGGGTTACCTGGCCGGTTACACCGTGTGCAACGACTATGCGATCCGCGACTACCTGGAAAACTACTACCGCCCCAACCTGCGGGTGAAAAACCGTGATGCCACCACACCTGTCGGCCCGTGGATGGTCGATGTGGCCGATGTACCGGACCCCGGCAACCTGAAATTGCGTACCTGGATCAACGGCGAACTGCGCCAGGAAGGCTCGACCCGCGACATGATTTTCGACATCCCCTACCTGATCGAATACCTGTCCAGCTTCATGACCCTGCAGCCCGGCGACATGATCGCCACCGGCACACCCGAAGGTCTGGCGGACGTGGTGCCCGGTGATGAAGTAGTGGTGGAAGTGGAAGGCGTCGGCCGCCTGGTCAATCGAATTGTCAGCGAAGCCGAGTTCTTCGCATCCCGTAAAGAGGCGTGA
- a CDS encoding fumarylacetoacetate hydrolase family protein: MSRALHDVATGTLFGVALNYQGLLKQRLAEFEQPPYQKPPVKPVLFIKTPNTRNRHDADVVHPGHGQRLQPGPALGVVMGKSASRVSAAEALDYVAGYTVVNEFSLPEDSYYRPAVKAKCRDGFCAIGPELVPTANVADPHSLTIRLYVNGEVRQHNNTANFVRNIPQLIAEISEFMTLHAGDVLITGTPEGRVDVVPGDRVEVEISGLGRLVNSVVGEHTGARS; this comes from the coding sequence ATGAGCCGTGCCCTGCATGACGTCGCGACCGGCACCCTGTTTGGGGTTGCACTGAACTATCAGGGGCTGCTGAAACAGCGCCTCGCCGAGTTCGAGCAACCGCCTTACCAGAAGCCGCCGGTCAAACCGGTGTTGTTCATCAAGACACCCAACACCCGCAACCGGCACGACGCCGACGTGGTTCATCCAGGTCACGGCCAGCGGCTGCAACCGGGGCCTGCGCTTGGCGTGGTGATGGGCAAGTCGGCCAGCCGTGTCAGCGCCGCCGAAGCACTGGACTATGTGGCCGGCTATACCGTGGTCAATGAATTCAGCCTGCCGGAAGACAGCTATTACCGCCCCGCCGTCAAGGCCAAGTGCCGGGACGGCTTCTGTGCCATCGGGCCTGAACTGGTGCCCACGGCCAACGTTGCCGACCCCCATAGCCTGACAATCAGGCTGTACGTCAACGGCGAGGTGCGCCAGCACAACAACACGGCCAATTTCGTTCGCAACATTCCCCAATTGATCGCCGAGATCAGCGAGTTCATGACGTTGCATGCCGGCGACGTTCTGATCACTGGCACGCCCGAGGGCCGGGTTGATGTCGTGCCTGGCGATCGCGTCGAAGTGGAGATCAGCGGCCTGGGCCGCCTCGTCAATAGCGTTGTGGGCGAGCACACAGGAGCACGTTCATGA